The proteins below are encoded in one region of Tessaracoccus aquimaris:
- a CDS encoding DUF5682 family protein encodes MARVPDGGPLRLGLTLDDRLSAARAARDDLAAAGVHLLPIRHHSPACAAATARLIDEVRPAAILIEGPLHYDALLPDLQHPDTTPPVSVLTVRATDEGRTSSLFPLAEFSPEWVALRAGADLGIPTAFIDLDQPSRPELSRDEVVLQSERYLEQSRTIAELAARLGCRDHDELWDHLFELRGDEPAARLFDDVFAWSALARLDYEAEVLESEGSLRREACMLAELRSWRGRVDGPIVVVTGAFHTLALVEELADLPGRTPLAEHPASDPVSPDDSWLVPITASTLDGLRGYSAGMPAPSFWRRDWRARTAGASRSEVGVGFILDVVARANASSTDPPISFASAQEAVLQAERLAGLRGHPWPSRMDVVDAISSCLVDEAVTPSLRDAVAELFADPTPGSVRRDGRTPPIVRETRAEASRLRFVIDDFASHSTSLDISRSESARTRSRFLHLLAFVGVPFATRASGPDLVSGMGASFLTERWDYQWSPAVEASLVSLMPRAATLHDAGATVVRERLEALGENARESSPFTDLLVTVALAGLTSQERPLLDAVDELIERDPSLPSVLASATRLLGLWLARSRVQFAEPERLGPLVDRALAQAAYLLPDLAAVPREAELDAVSQVVAARRLLRDLDAAEAVDATALSEALTKLRAPGTAPAVRGAALAVAAADGHLNEDDLAAELRAHFAAGAEPGTAARLLTGMLRAAPELLVRSHELFLAADEALQRLPGDVFLDVLPELRHGFTWLKPLETSTVASKVAALVGGDASAIDAPIAVTTADLGQGMAIEAQLAALLQQRHLGEWIGS; translated from the coding sequence GTGGCGCGAGTTCCTGACGGCGGCCCGCTCCGCCTGGGACTGACCTTGGACGACCGGCTCTCCGCCGCCCGGGCCGCGCGCGACGACCTCGCCGCGGCGGGCGTGCACCTGCTCCCGATCAGGCACCACTCCCCCGCCTGCGCGGCCGCAACCGCGCGCCTGATCGACGAGGTGCGCCCCGCCGCGATCCTGATCGAGGGCCCGCTGCACTACGACGCGCTGCTTCCCGACCTGCAGCACCCCGACACCACGCCCCCGGTTTCCGTGCTCACGGTGCGCGCCACCGACGAGGGCAGGACGTCGTCGCTGTTCCCGCTCGCCGAGTTCTCCCCCGAATGGGTCGCGCTGCGGGCAGGCGCCGACCTTGGCATCCCGACGGCCTTCATCGACCTGGATCAGCCGAGCAGGCCGGAACTCAGCCGCGACGAGGTCGTCCTGCAGTCCGAGCGCTACCTGGAGCAGAGCCGCACGATCGCCGAACTGGCCGCCCGGCTCGGCTGCCGCGACCACGACGAACTGTGGGACCACCTCTTCGAACTGCGCGGCGACGAGCCGGCCGCGCGGCTGTTCGACGACGTGTTCGCGTGGAGCGCGCTCGCCCGCCTCGACTACGAGGCCGAGGTGCTGGAGAGCGAGGGCTCGCTGCGCCGCGAGGCCTGCATGCTCGCCGAGCTGAGGTCGTGGCGCGGGCGCGTCGACGGCCCCATCGTGGTGGTCACCGGCGCCTTCCACACCCTCGCCCTCGTCGAGGAGTTGGCGGATCTGCCGGGGCGCACCCCGCTGGCGGAGCACCCCGCCTCCGATCCCGTCTCGCCTGACGACTCCTGGTTGGTGCCCATCACCGCGTCGACTCTCGACGGGCTGCGCGGCTACTCGGCCGGGATGCCGGCCCCCAGCTTCTGGCGCCGCGACTGGCGGGCCCGCACCGCTGGCGCGTCGCGGTCAGAGGTCGGCGTCGGCTTCATCCTCGACGTGGTCGCCAGGGCCAACGCAAGCAGCACGGACCCGCCGATCAGCTTCGCGTCGGCGCAGGAGGCGGTGCTGCAGGCGGAGCGCCTCGCTGGGCTGCGGGGCCATCCGTGGCCGTCGCGGATGGACGTGGTCGACGCGATCTCCTCGTGCCTGGTCGACGAGGCCGTCACGCCGTCGCTGCGGGACGCGGTCGCCGAACTGTTCGCCGACCCCACCCCGGGGTCCGTGCGGCGCGACGGTCGCACCCCGCCGATCGTGCGTGAGACCCGCGCGGAGGCGTCCCGGCTGCGCTTCGTGATCGACGACTTCGCCTCGCACAGCACCTCCCTCGACATCTCCCGCAGCGAGTCGGCCCGCACCAGGAGCCGCTTCCTGCACCTGCTGGCCTTCGTCGGCGTGCCGTTCGCGACCAGGGCGAGCGGGCCGGACCTGGTCAGCGGGATGGGCGCCTCGTTCCTGACCGAGCGATGGGACTACCAGTGGTCCCCCGCCGTCGAGGCGTCGCTGGTGTCCCTGATGCCGCGCGCCGCGACCCTGCACGACGCCGGGGCCACCGTGGTGCGCGAGCGCCTGGAGGCGCTGGGTGAGAACGCCCGCGAGTCCTCGCCCTTCACCGACCTGCTCGTCACCGTCGCCCTCGCCGGCCTCACCAGCCAGGAACGCCCCCTCCTGGACGCCGTCGACGAGCTCATCGAACGGGACCCGTCCCTGCCCTCGGTGCTCGCCAGCGCGACCCGCCTGCTCGGCCTGTGGCTCGCCCGCTCGCGGGTCCAGTTCGCGGAGCCCGAGCGCCTCGGCCCCCTCGTGGACCGCGCCCTCGCGCAGGCGGCCTACCTGCTCCCCGACCTCGCCGCCGTACCACGGGAGGCGGAACTGGACGCCGTCTCCCAGGTCGTCGCGGCGCGGCGCCTGCTGCGCGACCTCGACGCGGCCGAGGCGGTCGACGCGACCGCGCTGTCGGAGGCCCTGACCAAGCTCCGCGCGCCGGGCACTGCCCCCGCGGTCAGGGGCGCCGCGCTCGCCGTGGCCGCCGCCGACGGGCACCTGAACGAGGATGACCTGGCAGCCGAACTCAGGGCGCACTTCGCGGCGGGCGCCGAGCCGGGGACCGCCGCGCGACTCCTGACGGGGATGCTGCGCGCCGCCCCCGAACTGCTGGTCCGCTCGCACGAACTCTTCCTCGCCGCCGATGAGGCCCTGCAACGGCTCCCCGGCGACGTGTTCCTCGACGTGCTGCCGGAGTTGCGGCACGGGTTCACCTGGCTGAAGCCCCTCGAGACCTCGACGGTGGCATCGAAGGTCGCGGCGCTGGTCGGCGGGGACGCCTCGGCGATCGACGCGCCGATCGCCGTCACCACAGCCGACCTCGGGCAGGGCATGGCGATCGAGGCCCAACTGGCGGCGCTGCTCCAACAGCGACACCTCGGAGAATGGATCGGCTCGTGA
- a CDS encoding VWA domain-containing protein translates to MSGDERARRWRLVLGRYADEPLGSGLSAGDADLDTALGFVYDREYSQRGLLEPGGGGRQSRGVAALSWLEKSKALFPASTLERLQATAITEYGVSELLRDSEVAERLEPTPELGAALLGARGKLDRSTEDGLRLVISKVVAQIVERLRTSFRASLSGQRNRFRRSQQKVRQNFDWRRTIAANLRNVDPETGRMLVSDLRFNSRQKRRLPWHVILCVDQSGSMASSVLYSAVCASILASLPGIEVTLLLFDTRVVDLTHLAADPVAVLMTAQLGGGTDIAGVLGVAASKVGTPKRTVITLVSDFEEGGSVSQLLRQVTALREQGVTLLGLAALDEEATPRYDRRVGAMLADRGMHIAALTPDRFAEWLAEVMS, encoded by the coding sequence GTGAGCGGCGACGAGCGGGCGCGCCGGTGGCGACTGGTGCTCGGCCGCTACGCCGACGAGCCGCTCGGCTCCGGGCTGTCCGCCGGCGACGCCGACCTCGACACCGCGCTCGGCTTCGTCTACGACCGCGAGTACTCGCAGCGCGGCCTCCTCGAGCCGGGAGGCGGCGGGCGGCAGTCGCGGGGCGTGGCAGCGCTCAGTTGGTTGGAGAAGTCCAAGGCGCTGTTCCCCGCCTCCACGCTTGAGCGGCTCCAGGCCACCGCGATCACCGAGTACGGCGTCAGCGAACTGCTGCGCGACAGCGAGGTCGCCGAGCGCCTCGAGCCGACGCCCGAACTGGGCGCCGCGCTGCTCGGGGCCCGCGGCAAGCTCGACCGCTCCACCGAGGACGGCCTCCGGCTGGTCATCTCCAAGGTGGTGGCGCAGATCGTCGAGCGCCTCCGCACCTCGTTCCGGGCGAGCCTCAGCGGCCAGCGCAACAGGTTCCGGCGCTCGCAGCAGAAGGTCAGGCAGAACTTCGACTGGCGGCGCACCATCGCCGCGAACCTGCGCAACGTCGACCCCGAGACAGGTCGGATGCTCGTCAGCGACCTGCGGTTCAACTCGAGGCAGAAGCGCAGGCTGCCCTGGCACGTGATCCTGTGCGTCGACCAGTCCGGCTCGATGGCGTCATCGGTGCTCTACAGCGCCGTGTGCGCGAGCATCCTCGCCTCGCTGCCCGGCATCGAGGTGACGCTTCTGCTGTTCGACACCCGGGTCGTCGACCTGACGCATCTCGCGGCCGACCCGGTCGCGGTGCTGATGACGGCCCAACTGGGCGGCGGCACCGACATCGCGGGCGTGCTGGGGGTCGCGGCGAGCAAGGTCGGCACACCGAAGCGCACCGTCATCACGCTGGTCAGCGACTTCGAGGAGGGCGGCTCGGTGTCTCAACTGCTGCGCCAGGTCACCGCCCTGCGCGAACAGGGCGTCACCCTGCTCGGGCTCGCCGCCCTCGACGAGGAGGCAACACCTCGCTACGACCGCCGCGTCGGGGCGATGCTGGCCGATCGGGGCATGCACATCGCGGCCCTCACCCCGGACCGGTTCGCCGAGTGGCTCGCGGAGGTGATGTCGTGA
- a CDS encoding GuaB1 family IMP dehydrogenase-related protein, giving the protein MVPSRSSVISRLDVDLTSTDGLATPTPLVAANMTAVSGRRMAETMARRGGLAIFPQDIPSDVVAASIAKVKAASPVFDTAVTVSLHSTVGETLSLIAKRAHGVAVVIDADRRVLGLVSPQDASGADRFAQAKDVMTSDVTIVDAAMSPSDVFALLSEHHQKIAVAVDGDGRLVGVMTPKGALRSAIYSPALDHEGRLRAGVAVGINGDIPAKVRAALEGGADVLVMDTAHGHQEKMVSALSQAREVRDEFATETGRTVLIVAGNVVTKGGCIDLIDAGADILKVGVGPGAMCTTRMQTGVGRPQFSAVLECAEEARGRGKSIWADGGVRHPRDVALALAAGAGSVMIGSWFAGTHESTGDQLVDHQGRAYKESFGMASARAVRQRTREQSAFERARAAMFEEGISSSRMYLDPRRPGVEDLLDWITSGVRSSCTYAGARSLPEFAERAVVGIQSGSGYEEGRPLDQSW; this is encoded by the coding sequence ATGGTCCCGAGCCGTTCGAGCGTCATCTCGCGCCTCGACGTCGACCTGACCTCTACGGACGGTCTGGCCACCCCCACCCCGCTGGTGGCGGCCAACATGACCGCCGTCTCCGGCCGCCGGATGGCCGAGACGATGGCCCGCCGCGGCGGCCTCGCCATCTTCCCGCAGGACATCCCCTCGGACGTGGTCGCCGCCTCGATCGCGAAGGTGAAGGCCGCCAGTCCGGTCTTCGACACGGCCGTGACCGTCTCGCTGCACTCCACGGTCGGCGAGACCCTCTCGCTGATCGCCAAGCGCGCGCACGGCGTCGCCGTCGTGATCGACGCGGACCGCCGGGTGCTCGGCCTGGTCTCCCCCCAGGACGCCTCCGGCGCGGACCGCTTCGCACAGGCCAAGGACGTGATGACAAGCGACGTGACCATCGTCGACGCCGCCATGTCCCCGTCCGACGTGTTCGCGCTGCTGTCCGAGCACCACCAGAAGATCGCGGTCGCGGTCGACGGTGACGGCCGCCTGGTGGGCGTGATGACTCCGAAGGGCGCGCTGCGCAGCGCCATCTACTCCCCCGCGCTCGATCACGAGGGTCGGCTGCGCGCGGGCGTCGCGGTCGGTATCAACGGCGACATCCCCGCCAAGGTGCGCGCTGCGCTCGAGGGCGGCGCCGATGTCCTCGTGATGGACACCGCGCACGGCCACCAGGAGAAGATGGTCTCCGCGCTGAGCCAGGCGCGCGAGGTGCGCGACGAGTTCGCGACTGAGACGGGCCGCACCGTGCTGATCGTGGCTGGCAACGTCGTGACCAAGGGCGGCTGCATCGACCTGATCGACGCGGGCGCCGACATCCTCAAGGTGGGCGTCGGCCCGGGCGCCATGTGCACCACCCGGATGCAGACCGGCGTCGGCCGCCCGCAGTTCTCCGCGGTGCTCGAATGCGCCGAGGAGGCGCGCGGACGCGGCAAGTCGATCTGGGCCGACGGTGGCGTGCGGCATCCGCGCGACGTCGCCCTCGCGCTCGCCGCCGGCGCGGGCTCCGTGATGATCGGGTCCTGGTTCGCGGGCACCCACGAGTCGACCGGAGACCAGTTGGTCGACCACCAGGGCCGCGCCTACAAGGAATCCTTCGGCATGGCCTCGGCCCGCGCCGTGCGGCAGCGCACCCGCGAGCAGTCCGCCTTCGAGCGGGCCCGCGCCGCCATGTTCGAGGAGGGCATCTCCAGCTCGCGGATGTACCTCGACCCGCGCCGCCCCGGCGTCGAGGACCTGCTCGACTGGATCACCTCCGGCGTGCGGTCGTCGTGCACCTACGCGGGCGCCCGCAGCCTCCCCGAGTTCGCCGAGCGCGCCGTGGTCGGCATCCAGTCCGGCTCCGGCTACGAAGAGGGTCGCCCGCTCGACCAGAGCTGGTAG
- a CDS encoding ISL3 family transposase → MPDPTSCCRAAGGYCQRCDLLVGLPGLHVVGVARDEAGLRIEVESSADQVMGCPACGVIAHAHGRQRVELIDAPCFTAPVRLWWRKRRWLCPEPSCPVTSFMEQDPDVARPRALLTRRATSWAIGQMRRENASVQGLARQLGCTWKTLWRAVKPVLETAADDETRFAGVTSLGVDEHIWHHVSTKPVELGGRGPKEFTGMVDLTRDKDGRVRARLLDLVPGRSGEIYTSWLRDRGDVFRKGVEIATLDPFHGYKNAIDDQLEDAVAVLDAFHVVKLATAAVDEVRRRVQQDIHGHRGRRDDPLYRIRNVLRAGKEHLTDRQKTRLEAAFTVEDRHVEVEVAWHCAQHLRSVYHQSSPADGRRVAEKVLASFPTCPIPEIARLGRTLNRWRDAFLGYFTTGGANNGGTEAINGLIELARRVARGFRNPDNYRLRMLLIGGGLRL, encoded by the coding sequence ATGCCCGATCCTACTTCCTGCTGCCGTGCCGCGGGCGGCTACTGCCAGCGCTGTGATCTTCTGGTCGGGTTGCCGGGGCTGCATGTGGTTGGCGTCGCCCGCGACGAGGCGGGGCTCAGGATTGAGGTCGAGTCCAGCGCCGACCAGGTGATGGGTTGCCCCGCCTGCGGGGTGATCGCGCATGCGCATGGCCGGCAGCGGGTCGAGTTGATCGACGCGCCGTGTTTCACGGCGCCGGTGAGGTTGTGGTGGCGGAAACGACGCTGGCTGTGTCCCGAACCGTCGTGTCCGGTGACCTCGTTCATGGAACAAGACCCCGACGTGGCGCGACCCAGAGCGCTGCTCACCAGACGCGCGACGTCGTGGGCGATCGGGCAGATGCGGCGGGAGAACGCCTCTGTTCAGGGTCTGGCTCGGCAGCTCGGCTGCACCTGGAAGACGCTGTGGCGGGCCGTCAAGCCGGTCCTTGAGACTGCCGCCGACGACGAGACCCGGTTCGCCGGTGTCACCTCGCTGGGCGTCGACGAACACATCTGGCATCACGTCTCCACCAAGCCCGTCGAGCTCGGCGGCCGCGGCCCGAAGGAGTTCACCGGCATGGTCGATCTGACACGTGACAAGGACGGACGAGTCCGAGCCCGGCTCCTGGATCTGGTCCCGGGCCGCTCCGGCGAGATCTACACGTCGTGGCTGCGTGACCGCGGCGACGTGTTCCGCAAGGGTGTTGAGATCGCCACGCTGGACCCGTTCCACGGTTACAAGAATGCGATCGACGACCAGTTGGAGGACGCCGTCGCGGTGCTCGACGCGTTCCACGTCGTCAAGCTCGCCACGGCTGCCGTTGATGAGGTCCGCCGCCGGGTCCAGCAAGACATCCACGGCCACCGCGGCCGCAGAGATGATCCGCTGTATCGGATCCGCAACGTCCTGCGTGCCGGGAAGGAGCATCTCACCGACCGGCAGAAGACCCGGCTCGAGGCGGCGTTCACCGTCGAGGACCGTCACGTCGAAGTCGAGGTCGCCTGGCACTGCGCCCAGCACCTGCGTTCGGTCTATCACCAGTCGAGTCCTGCTGACGGGCGTCGGGTAGCGGAGAAGGTCCTCGCCTCGTTCCCGACGTGTCCGATCCCGGAGATCGCCCGCCTGGGCCGCACCCTCAACCGATGGAGAGACGCGTTCCTGGGCTACTTCACCACCGGCGGCGCCAACAACGGCGGCACCGAAGCGATCAATGGCTTGATCGAACTCGCCCGCCGCGTCGCCAGAGGGTTCCGTAACCCCGACAACTACCGCCTCAGAATGCTCCTCATCGGCGGCGGTCTACGCCTCTGA
- a CDS encoding ParB/RepB/Spo0J family partition protein yields the protein MATIEYLSPSDLTFADNVRSTAAESLTQAFVQSISERGVLEPILAHRGEDGTVTVLAGHRRTLAAQQAELASVPVIIQEVEQKRADRIIDQLTENLHREGLGTSDVTQAIGQLALEGLSVTAIAKQTAMSRKEVKTAVSVAKSPVLVNALHTLTLDQAAELEAFVDDPEAVAKLIEAAEDDYFDHTLSQLRLEKAEKAGRVELTAELEAAGHRIATEEEAENALDTRRLRTSDGDRIEDHTGCPGHAHIIESRYVWHIDDEDERLDEFELRISDRRVLSLVEVCVDPKGNGHTDGWSSHATSKKSREDMTEEEKEEARVERRRVIANNKGWDAATEVRREWLANFAQAKTAPKGAHKLIAAFLWTLRDYGNYSPLASIYDEKKAEKELATASAGRLTQIALIWHLAKWEANTTRDTWRRPQSADPSSTTRNIAAPG from the coding sequence ATGGCAACCATCGAGTACCTGTCCCCCAGCGATCTGACCTTCGCTGACAACGTCCGCAGCACCGCTGCGGAGAGTCTCACCCAGGCTTTCGTGCAGTCGATCAGCGAGCGCGGCGTTTTGGAACCGATTCTGGCTCACCGGGGCGAGGACGGCACTGTCACCGTTCTGGCCGGTCATCGCCGCACCCTGGCCGCGCAGCAGGCCGAGCTGGCCAGCGTCCCGGTGATCATCCAGGAGGTTGAGCAGAAGCGAGCCGACAGGATCATCGACCAGCTGACTGAGAACCTCCATCGCGAGGGTCTCGGCACCAGCGACGTGACCCAGGCAATCGGTCAGCTCGCCCTGGAAGGGCTCAGCGTGACAGCGATCGCCAAGCAGACCGCCATGAGTCGTAAGGAGGTCAAGACCGCCGTGTCCGTGGCCAAGTCCCCGGTCCTGGTCAACGCCTTGCACACGCTCACCCTCGACCAGGCCGCAGAGCTGGAGGCGTTTGTCGACGACCCGGAGGCCGTCGCGAAGCTCATCGAGGCAGCCGAGGACGACTACTTCGATCACACCCTTTCCCAGCTGCGACTTGAGAAGGCCGAGAAGGCCGGACGAGTGGAGCTGACCGCCGAGCTGGAGGCCGCAGGCCACCGGATCGCCACCGAGGAGGAAGCCGAGAACGCACTCGACACCCGCCGACTGCGCACCAGCGACGGGGACCGGATCGAGGACCACACCGGCTGCCCGGGCCACGCTCACATCATCGAGTCTCGCTACGTCTGGCACATCGATGACGAAGACGAGCGCCTTGACGAGTTCGAGCTGCGGATCAGCGACCGCCGAGTGCTCAGCCTCGTGGAAGTCTGCGTCGACCCCAAGGGCAACGGGCACACCGACGGCTGGTCCAGCCACGCCACCTCCAAGAAGAGCCGCGAGGACATGACCGAGGAGGAGAAGGAGGAAGCCCGGGTCGAGCGCCGCCGCGTGATCGCCAACAACAAGGGCTGGGATGCCGCCACCGAGGTCCGCCGCGAATGGCTGGCCAACTTCGCCCAGGCCAAGACCGCCCCCAAGGGAGCACACAAGCTCATCGCAGCGTTCCTGTGGACGCTGCGCGACTACGGCAACTACTCGCCCCTTGCGTCGATCTACGACGAGAAGAAGGCCGAGAAGGAGCTGGCCACCGCTTCCGCCGGTCGGCTGACCCAGATCGCGCTGATCTGGCACCTGGCCAAGTGGGAGGCCAACACCACCCGCGACACCTGGCGACGCCCGCAGAGCGCCGACCCGAGTTCAACGACGAGGAACATCGCCGCGCCTGGCTGA
- a CDS encoding RNA polymerase sigma factor, translated as MGGQHHPRHLATPAERRPEFNDEEHRRAWLITTTLNCARRSAQSSWRTRVVPLTPGVVVDTGADFTLATDEQNVLFRALRGLPETQRSVVYLFYFEDLPVARIAELLDVEPGTVKVRLSRGRAQMRELLLGGLFDE; from the coding sequence GTGGGAGGCCAACACCACCCGCGACACCTGGCGACGCCCGCAGAGCGCCGACCCGAGTTCAACGACGAGGAACATCGCCGCGCCTGGCTGATCACCACGACGCTCAACTGCGCGCGACGATCGGCGCAGAGCTCGTGGCGCACCCGCGTGGTGCCGCTGACTCCCGGGGTCGTCGTCGACACCGGCGCCGACTTCACGCTGGCCACCGACGAGCAGAACGTGCTCTTCCGCGCCCTGCGTGGTCTGCCCGAGACGCAGCGCAGCGTCGTCTACCTGTTCTACTTCGAGGATCTCCCCGTCGCGCGCATCGCAGAGCTGCTCGACGTGGAACCCGGAACCGTGAAGGTGCGCCTCTCCCGAGGACGCGCCCAGATGCGCGAGTTGCTCCTGGGAGGGCTGTTCGATGAATGA
- a CDS encoding beta-propeller domain-containing protein: MNDKILRDMAEQFRPDPSVRADLLARIAAEPAGAPETPRPQASPSRPRRRRVAWIASAAAVAVVAGLAAMPSLIGGSQDHSDPPAAPTAEAAPGDYSHVYDAVRNVLKEHPQADMGFQFQWGTDRRPEGSAADTSAPAADGAGQYATNVQVAGIDEGDIVKSDGRTIFAASGDDVVLLAAQGADTHELARIDTSTTAGREGGTAQGPVVDLMLHGSSLVVLVTEYEPRLSALPASQESAYVPYDATQTKALIYDVSDPAAPTLRQSLGQSGAFSTSRLSGDLLYLVTQHAVTDPHAIDPAVPGTFVPSTTDDGTSTPLPADDLVLMPRPDGPRYSVVSSIDLATNERVDTLSVLGGSQTTYMSEESLYLASVEYAGDADGDQARDETGMRSVTEKTKLARITLDDGRLTAAAEGTVPGVLLNQFAMDDYEGRLRLAVTLNGVSTSGQWESTPSLLVLDGNLEVISSIPKLATNETVQSVRFVGPVAYVVSFRQVDPLFAIDLSDPAAPKVMGELKIPGFSTYLHPWADSQLLGLGMDATDDGMVTGLKLSMFDTSDPFALKEQAVLKVPYADSEALRNHKAVLVDSERGLIGFPALNYSGGGSTADYVVYRFEGGAFKLAGKLPVEASEQQWVSSVRGLTIGDNLYVVTERGVDVYGADSLEKVASEELG; this comes from the coding sequence ATGAATGACAAGATCTTGCGTGACATGGCCGAGCAGTTCAGGCCGGACCCCTCGGTGCGGGCCGATCTGCTCGCCCGGATCGCTGCCGAGCCGGCTGGCGCGCCCGAGACCCCGCGACCGCAGGCCTCGCCGTCACGACCCCGACGGCGCCGCGTGGCGTGGATCGCCAGCGCCGCGGCGGTGGCCGTGGTGGCGGGTCTTGCCGCGATGCCCTCACTGATCGGCGGGAGCCAGGACCACTCGGACCCGCCGGCAGCACCGACGGCCGAGGCCGCGCCGGGAGACTACTCCCACGTCTACGACGCGGTGCGGAACGTGTTGAAGGAGCACCCTCAGGCGGACATGGGCTTCCAATTCCAGTGGGGCACAGATAGAAGGCCAGAGGGTTCTGCGGCCGACACGTCCGCTCCTGCGGCCGACGGCGCCGGCCAGTACGCGACGAACGTCCAGGTCGCGGGCATCGACGAGGGCGACATCGTCAAGAGTGACGGGCGCACGATCTTCGCCGCGTCCGGCGACGACGTGGTGCTGCTCGCCGCACAGGGTGCCGACACGCACGAGCTGGCCAGGATCGACACCTCTACCACCGCGGGACGGGAGGGCGGAACCGCCCAGGGGCCGGTGGTCGACCTGATGCTGCACGGTTCGTCACTCGTCGTGCTGGTCACCGAGTACGAGCCGCGCCTGTCCGCGCTCCCCGCCAGCCAGGAGTCCGCCTACGTGCCCTACGACGCCACCCAGACGAAGGCGCTCATCTACGACGTCTCCGATCCGGCCGCACCAACGCTGAGGCAGAGCCTCGGTCAGAGCGGAGCCTTCTCGACGTCGCGGCTCTCGGGCGACCTGTTGTACCTGGTGACCCAGCACGCCGTGACCGATCCCCACGCCATCGACCCGGCCGTGCCGGGAACCTTCGTCCCGTCGACCACGGATGACGGGACGAGCACTCCGCTTCCTGCCGATGACCTCGTGTTGATGCCGCGGCCGGACGGACCGCGCTACTCCGTGGTCAGCAGCATCGACCTGGCCACCAACGAGCGGGTCGACACGCTGTCGGTGCTTGGCGGTTCGCAGACCACCTACATGAGCGAGGAGTCGCTCTACCTCGCCTCGGTGGAGTACGCAGGAGATGCCGACGGCGATCAGGCACGCGACGAGACGGGCATGAGGTCGGTCACCGAAAAGACGAAGCTCGCCCGGATCACCCTCGACGACGGAAGACTCACCGCTGCGGCCGAGGGGACGGTTCCCGGCGTCCTGCTGAACCAGTTCGCGATGGACGACTACGAGGGCAGGCTGAGGCTGGCCGTGACGCTGAACGGCGTCTCCACCTCGGGCCAGTGGGAGTCGACCCCCTCGCTGCTGGTGCTCGACGGGAACCTTGAGGTGATCTCGTCGATCCCGAAGCTGGCCACCAACGAGACCGTCCAGTCGGTGCGCTTCGTCGGGCCCGTCGCCTACGTGGTGAGCTTCCGCCAGGTCGACCCGCTGTTCGCGATCGATCTCAGCGACCCTGCAGCCCCGAAGGTGATGGGCGAGCTCAAGATCCCGGGCTTCAGCACCTACCTGCATCCGTGGGCGGACAGCCAGCTGCTCGGCCTCGGGATGGACGCCACCGACGACGGCATGGTCACAGGCCTGAAGCTCAGCATGTTCGACACCTCGGACCCGTTCGCCCTGAAGGAGCAGGCAGTCCTGAAGGTGCCCTACGCCGACTCGGAGGCGCTGCGCAACCACAAGGCCGTCCTCGTCGATTCTGAGCGCGGCTTGATCGGCTTCCCCGCCCTCAACTACTCCGGGGGCGGCTCGACCGCGGACTATGTCGTCTACCGCTTCGAGGGCGGTGCCTTCAAGCTCGCAGGCAAGCTTCCCGTCGAGGCGTCCGAGCAGCAGTGGGTCTCCTCCGTGCGTGGGCTGACCATCGGCGACAACCTGTATGTCGTCACCGAGCGAGGGGTGGACGTGTACGGGGCGGACTCGCTGGAGAAGGTGGCCTCCGAGGAACTGGGCTGA